A genomic region of Azoarcus sp. KH32C contains the following coding sequences:
- the argC gene encoding N-acetyl-gamma-glutamyl-phosphate reductase, which yields MIKVGVVGGTGYTGVELLRLLALHPGVKLHAITSRGDAGMPVSNMFPSLRGRVDLCFVTPAEARLAECDVVFFATPNGIAMQQAAELVAAGVRVIDLAADFRIRDIAEWEKWYGMQHAAPSLVAEAVYGLPERNREQIRSARVLANPGCYPTAVQLGFLPLLEAGAIDVTHLVADAKSGVSGAGRKAEVHTLFAEAADSFKAYGVPGHRHLPEIRQGLVGMAGKSVGLTFVPHLTPMIRGIHATLYGKLTRDIDLQVLFEERYRNEPFVDVLPAGSHPETRSVRASNLCRIAVHRPQGGDVVVVLSVIDNLVKGAAGQAVQNMNIMFGLEESLGLDIVPVSP from the coding sequence ATGATCAAGGTTGGCGTCGTTGGTGGTACGGGTTACACGGGAGTCGAACTCCTTAGGCTGTTGGCGCTGCATCCGGGTGTGAAATTGCACGCGATCACGTCGCGCGGCGATGCCGGTATGCCGGTCTCGAACATGTTCCCGAGCCTGCGTGGCCGCGTCGATCTATGCTTCGTCACGCCCGCCGAGGCGCGACTGGCCGAATGTGACGTGGTGTTCTTTGCCACACCCAACGGCATCGCGATGCAGCAGGCAGCGGAGCTCGTCGCTGCCGGCGTGCGTGTGATAGACCTCGCCGCCGACTTCCGCATCCGCGACATCGCGGAATGGGAGAAGTGGTACGGTATGCAGCACGCCGCGCCGTCGCTGGTTGCCGAAGCAGTCTACGGCTTGCCCGAACGCAATCGCGAACAGATTCGCAGTGCCCGTGTGCTCGCCAATCCGGGCTGCTATCCGACGGCCGTCCAACTCGGCTTCCTGCCATTGCTCGAAGCGGGCGCGATCGACGTCACGCACCTGGTTGCCGACGCAAAGTCGGGTGTTTCCGGGGCAGGCCGCAAAGCTGAAGTCCATACGCTCTTCGCTGAAGCGGCGGACAGCTTCAAGGCTTACGGGGTGCCTGGACATCGCCATCTTCCCGAGATCCGGCAAGGGCTCGTCGGCATGGCGGGCAAGTCGGTCGGTCTGACCTTCGTGCCGCATCTCACCCCGATGATTCGCGGCATCCACGCTACCCTTTACGGGAAGCTGACGCGGGACATCGACCTGCAGGTACTGTTCGAGGAGCGCTACCGCAACGAGCCGTTTGTCGATGTTCTCCCGGCAGGCTCCCATCCCGAGACCCGCTCGGTCCGCGCGAGCAACCTGTGCCGGATTGCGGTGCATCGGCCGCAGGGCGGGGACGTCGTGGTCGTGCTGTCGGTCATCGACAATCTCGTCAAGGGCGCGGCGGGCCAGGCAGTGCAGAACATGAACATCATGTTCGGCCTGGAAGAGTCGCTCGGCCTGGATATCGTTCCGGTTAGCCCCTGA
- the erpA gene encoding iron-sulfur cluster insertion protein ErpA has product MNTAVETSDFLVFTDSAAAKVKELIEEEGNPELKLRVFVSGGGCSGFQYGFTFDEEVNDDDTALEKNGVTLLVDSMSYQYLAGAEIDFTDGLEGSQFVIRNPNATSTCGCGSSFSA; this is encoded by the coding sequence ATGAACACCGCAGTTGAAACCTCCGACTTCCTGGTCTTTACCGACAGCGCGGCCGCGAAGGTCAAGGAACTGATCGAAGAAGAAGGCAATCCCGAACTGAAGCTGCGCGTCTTCGTCAGTGGCGGCGGCTGCTCGGGCTTCCAGTACGGATTCACCTTCGACGAAGAAGTGAACGACGACGACACGGCGCTCGAGAAGAACGGCGTGACGCTGCTGGTCGACTCGATGAGCTACCAGTACCTGGCGGGCGCCGAGATCGACTTCACCGACGGTCTCGAAGGTTCGCAGTTCGTGATTCGCAATCCGAACGCGACGAGCACCTGCGGTTGCGGATCGTCGTTCTCCGCCTGA
- a CDS encoding DUF3501 family protein: MNSISRDSLMSLEEYARQRGAFRRNVIDHKRNRMLPLGEHLILLFEDELTIRYQIQEMLRIERIFEEAGIQDELDAYNPLVPDGHNWKATAMIEYPDEQQRRQRLAHLIGIEDRIWIRVEGFPPVFAIADEDLERDNDDKTSAVHFLRFELGRSMISALRAGAPLAAGVDHPAYSVTVSPVAEAIRQSLCGDLRI, translated from the coding sequence ATGAACTCCATCTCCCGCGACAGCCTGATGAGTCTGGAGGAGTACGCGCGGCAGCGTGGCGCCTTCCGCCGCAACGTCATCGATCACAAGCGCAACCGCATGCTTCCGCTCGGCGAACACCTGATACTGCTGTTCGAAGACGAACTCACCATCCGCTACCAGATCCAGGAGATGCTGCGCATCGAGCGGATCTTCGAAGAAGCCGGCATCCAGGATGAACTCGACGCCTACAATCCCCTGGTGCCGGACGGCCACAACTGGAAGGCCACCGCGATGATCGAGTACCCCGATGAACAGCAACGCCGTCAACGGCTCGCTCACCTCATCGGCATCGAAGACCGCATCTGGATCCGCGTCGAAGGTTTTCCTCCCGTATTTGCGATTGCGGACGAAGACCTTGAGCGGGACAATGACGACAAGACGTCCGCGGTGCACTTCCTGCGCTTCGAGCTCGGCCGCAGCATGATCTCAGCTCTCCGTGCCGGGGCGCCGCTCGCGGCCGGTGTTGATCACCCGGCCTACAGTGTTACCGTGTCTCCGGTCGCGGAAGCGATCCGGCAATCCTTGTGTGGAGACTTGCGAATTTGA
- the rpsI gene encoding 30S ribosomal protein S9, with translation MAVSYNYGTGRRKTAVARVFMKPGTGNIVVNGKPVDEFFSRETGRMIVRQPLVLTETEGRFDILVNVTGGGESGQAGAVRHGITRALIEYDAELKSPLRKAGFVTRDAREVERKKVGFRKARRRKQFSKR, from the coding sequence ATGGCTGTTAGCTACAACTACGGCACTGGCCGCCGCAAGACTGCGGTCGCCCGTGTGTTCATGAAGCCGGGCACCGGCAACATCGTCGTCAACGGCAAGCCCGTCGACGAATTCTTTTCGCGCGAAACCGGTCGCATGATCGTGCGTCAGCCGCTGGTGCTGACCGAGACCGAAGGTCGTTTCGACATCCTGGTGAACGTCACCGGTGGTGGCGAGTCGGGTCAAGCCGGTGCCGTTCGTCACGGCATCACCCGCGCGCTGATCGAATACGATGCCGAGCTGAAGTCGCCGCTGCGCAAGGCCGGTTTCGTCACCCGCGATGCCCGCGAAGTCGAGCGTAAGAAGGTCGGCTTCCGTAAGGCGCGTCGCCGCAAGCAGTTCTCGAAGCGCTGA
- the tyrS gene encoding tyrosine--tRNA ligase, producing MTDVQGALELIKRGADELLVEAELVERLKANRPLRVKAGFDPTAPDLHLGHTVLINKLRQFQELGHQVLFLIGDFTGMIGDPTGKNATRPPLSREQIMENARTYQEQVFKILDPDRTEICFNSSWMEALGSAGMIRLASRNTVARMLERDDFSKRYASGQPIAIHEFLYPLCQGYDSVAMRADVELGGTDQKFNLLMGRELQKHEGQAPQCVLMMPLLEGLDGVNKMSKSLGNYIGIAEPAREIFGKVMSISDDLMWRYYELLSFRSTAEIAALRREVEGGRNPRDIKVLLAQELVARFHDQRSAEDALSEFEARFQRGVLPDDMPEVSVVVGAAGLPVFQVIKQAGLTGTTSEAMRMIEQGAVRLNGERVEDKALILATGQKVILQVGKRKFAAVRLD from the coding sequence ATGACTGACGTACAGGGAGCCCTCGAGCTGATCAAGCGTGGCGCCGACGAGCTGCTGGTCGAGGCGGAGCTGGTCGAACGGCTTAAGGCGAATCGTCCGCTTCGGGTGAAGGCGGGGTTCGATCCGACGGCTCCCGACCTCCATCTCGGTCACACGGTGCTCATCAACAAGTTGCGGCAGTTCCAGGAACTCGGTCACCAGGTCCTGTTCCTGATCGGCGATTTCACCGGCATGATCGGTGACCCGACCGGAAAGAATGCGACCCGGCCGCCACTGTCGCGCGAGCAGATCATGGAGAACGCCCGGACCTACCAGGAGCAGGTGTTCAAGATTCTCGATCCCGATCGGACCGAAATCTGTTTCAACTCCAGCTGGATGGAGGCCCTCGGCTCGGCCGGTATGATCCGGCTGGCGTCACGCAACACGGTTGCCCGTATGCTGGAACGTGACGACTTTTCGAAGCGGTACGCGAGCGGCCAGCCGATCGCAATCCACGAGTTCCTCTACCCGCTGTGTCAGGGTTACGACTCGGTGGCGATGCGAGCCGATGTCGAGCTCGGCGGGACGGATCAGAAATTCAATCTGCTGATGGGGCGTGAGTTGCAGAAGCATGAGGGTCAGGCGCCGCAGTGCGTGCTGATGATGCCGCTGCTGGAAGGCCTCGACGGCGTGAACAAGATGTCCAAGTCCCTCGGCAACTACATCGGCATCGCCGAGCCCGCGCGCGAAATTTTCGGCAAGGTGATGTCGATCTCGGATGATTTGATGTGGCGCTATTACGAGCTTCTCTCCTTCCGTTCAACCGCGGAAATCGCGGCCTTGCGTCGTGAAGTGGAGGGCGGCCGCAATCCGCGCGACATCAAGGTGCTGCTTGCGCAGGAGCTCGTCGCTCGCTTCCACGACCAGCGGTCCGCCGAGGATGCGCTCAGCGAATTCGAGGCCCGGTTCCAGCGCGGCGTGCTGCCGGACGACATGCCGGAGGTGAGCGTGGTCGTCGGCGCGGCGGGGCTGCCGGTGTTCCAGGTCATCAAACAGGCGGGGCTGACAGGGACGACCTCCGAAGCGATGCGGATGATCGAGCAGGGTGCGGTGCGGCTCAATGGCGAGCGCGTCGAAGACAAGGCCCTGATCCTTGCGACCGGCCAGAAGGTCATCCTGCAGGTGGGTAAGCGCAAGTTCGCCGCTGTGCGTCTGGACTGA
- the rplM gene encoding 50S ribosomal protein L13, which produces MKTFSAKPHEVKRDWFVVDAADKVLGRVAAEVARRLRGKHKPIYTPHVDTGDFIVVVNVEKLRVTGNKAQDKKYYRHTGFPGGIYETNFTKLQQRFPERVLEKAVKGMLPKGPLGYAMLKKLKCYAGAQHPHAAQQPQVLEI; this is translated from the coding sequence ATGAAAACGTTTTCTGCCAAGCCGCACGAAGTCAAGCGCGACTGGTTTGTTGTCGACGCGGCGGACAAGGTGCTTGGCCGGGTCGCCGCCGAGGTTGCCCGCCGTCTGCGTGGCAAGCACAAGCCTATCTATACCCCCCACGTTGATACGGGCGACTTCATCGTCGTCGTCAACGTCGAAAAGCTGCGCGTGACCGGTAACAAGGCGCAGGACAAGAAGTACTATCGTCACACCGGTTTCCCGGGCGGCATCTACGAAACCAACTTCACCAAGCTGCAGCAGCGTTTCCCCGAGCGTGTGCTCGAGAAGGCGGTGAAGGGCATGCTGCCGAAGGGGCCGCTCGGTTACGCCATGCTGAAGAAGCTGAAGTGCTATGCAGGTGCACAGCACCCGCACGCCGCTCAGCAGCCCCAAGTTCTCGAGATCTGA
- a CDS encoding OsmC family protein — MECTIKWVDGMTFMAETGTGHLVTMDGAPEAGGRNLAPRPMELMLAGAGGCTAFDVVLILKRGRQDVRNCEVKLIAERAETDPKVFTRIGFHYTVHGKGLKPEAVERAIHLSAEKYCSASIMLAKTAELTHEWTIVEVE, encoded by the coding sequence ATGGAATGCACGATCAAGTGGGTCGACGGGATGACCTTCATGGCGGAAACGGGCACCGGTCACCTGGTGACGATGGACGGTGCGCCGGAAGCCGGTGGCCGCAATCTCGCACCGCGCCCGATGGAGCTGATGCTCGCCGGGGCGGGCGGTTGCACGGCGTTTGACGTGGTGCTGATCCTCAAGCGGGGACGTCAGGACGTGCGCAATTGCGAGGTGAAGCTCATCGCCGAGCGCGCGGAGACGGATCCGAAAGTCTTCACCCGGATCGGATTTCACTACACGGTGCATGGCAAGGGGCTGAAGCCGGAAGCGGTGGAGCGCGCGATCCATCTTTCGGCCGAAAAATATTGTTCCGCTTCGATCATGCTGGCGAAGACGGCGGAACTGACCCACGAGTGGACGATCGTCGAGGTCGAATAA
- the coq7 gene encoding 2-polyprenyl-3-methyl-6-methoxy-1,4-benzoquinone monooxygenase produces the protein MLDHLIIGFDKALRTVFAPARSIRPVPGDDLPEPALTDEERRHAAALMRVNHCGEICAQALYQGQAVMSRDPVIRRELEQASNEETEHLAWTEQRIAELGGRKSLLNPIWYGSSFALGMLAGKLGDRWNLGFLAETERQVEDHLSGHLARLPADDAKSREIVGQMKIDEARHAETAVGLGAHELPAPAKQLMKLMSRVMTVTAYRL, from the coding sequence ATGCTCGACCACCTGATCATCGGATTCGACAAGGCTCTGAGAACAGTCTTTGCGCCGGCTCGTAGTATTCGGCCCGTGCCCGGTGACGACCTCCCCGAGCCTGCGCTGACCGACGAGGAGCGTCGGCACGCGGCCGCACTGATGCGCGTGAATCATTGCGGCGAGATCTGTGCGCAGGCGCTCTATCAGGGGCAGGCCGTGATGTCGCGCGATCCGGTCATACGGCGCGAACTCGAGCAGGCATCCAACGAAGAGACCGAGCACCTTGCCTGGACCGAGCAACGCATCGCCGAACTCGGCGGTCGCAAGAGCCTGCTCAACCCAATCTGGTATGGCAGTTCATTCGCACTGGGCATGCTCGCCGGCAAGCTCGGCGACCGCTGGAATCTGGGCTTCCTCGCCGAAACCGAGCGCCAGGTCGAAGATCACCTGAGCGGACACCTCGCTCGGCTGCCGGCGGACGACGCAAAGTCGCGGGAAATCGTCGGGCAGATGAAGATCGACGAGGCACGCCATGCCGAAACGGCCGTCGGCCTCGGCGCGCATGAACTTCCCGCTCCCGCCAAGCAGCTCATGAAGCTGATGTCCCGCGTCATGACGGTCACGGCCTACCGTCTGTAA
- a CDS encoding CNP1-like family protein, producing the protein MTSPQSILRGGLVALALLSGPSMAGLFNDADKNWTEGEWTLPAAPNEAALREFFVSSASPNKFMIDESSISVGQDSVVRYVLMVRTPAGGRNVTFEGIRCATAEWRIYATGRDGGEWSPARGSQWQPITNTAYNRTRAALAQDYFCDGPVPPRDRDEVLQRLRNAASGKSNMTHGGT; encoded by the coding sequence TTGACTTCGCCGCAATCAATCCTGCGCGGGGGCCTCGTGGCCCTCGCGCTGCTTTCGGGGCCGTCGATGGCGGGACTATTCAACGATGCCGACAAGAACTGGACAGAGGGCGAGTGGACCTTGCCCGCTGCCCCGAACGAGGCCGCGTTGCGCGAATTCTTCGTCAGCAGCGCATCGCCCAACAAGTTCATGATCGACGAGAGCAGCATTTCGGTCGGTCAGGACAGCGTCGTCCGCTATGTCCTGATGGTCCGCACCCCCGCCGGCGGGCGCAACGTCACCTTCGAGGGAATCCGCTGTGCAACGGCGGAATGGCGTATCTACGCGACGGGCCGGGACGGCGGCGAGTGGTCCCCCGCACGGGGCTCGCAATGGCAGCCGATCACCAACACGGCCTACAACCGCACGCGGGCTGCATTGGCCCAGGACTACTTCTGCGATGGTCCCGTGCCGCCGCGCGACCGCGACGAAGTCCTGCAACGCCTGCGCAATGCCGCTTCGGGCAAGAGCAATATGACCCACGGCGGAACCTGA
- a CDS encoding EAL domain-containing protein encodes MANAPHFYRRLFVRPSTAGLVAFLVAALAAAVYVLHSEREALHVRRAEVADLIGDKAHEVENAVQHGLTATYALAALVRQGRGAVPNFEAVATEMLRYYPGADSLQLAPGGVIRQVVPLVENAKAIGHDLLADPARTKEAFLARDTGKLTLAGPFNLMQGGIGAVGRLPVYLDDEYGRSHFWGFVTVLIRFPNVLVRAQLPQLVKRGFQYELWRVHPDTGQKQVIAASSETPLVDPVDRALNMPNGVWTMSVAPIDGWAHREDLVLKSFLGLMFSFLIGWLAKQMAELREHRHRLESLVDERTLELAARESKLAALIGSLPDLLFVLDESGRITECHSPDPSLLYLPIPNFLGRPYGDALPGEVIDKIRAALVGIARDGQRREFEYSLDVPAGTRQFSASMSQLSVGSGQPGGYIALVRDVTERKLAEERMQEAMVVFDASSQGIMTANADGVITSVNPAFQAITGYSAEEVVGQMPSMFKSGRHDQAFYQNLWATLERVGRWEGEIWNRRKSGDIYPQWLSISAVRDSDGKLIKYVSIFSDMTRRKQREEVIWRQANFDALTGLANRNLLHDRLERSLAHSRRTRHKAGLIFLDLDGFKWINDTLGHDVGDEMLVEVASRLQGCVRSQDTVGRLGGDEFTLVVEDIDDADGLQTVAEKVLNVLREPFVLAGANRYISGSLGITVFPDDGDDVQTLLRNADIAMYQSKQLGKNRCQFYAQDMQEAARARVQLEGELRAAIAQQQFVLYYQPIVEAQGGRVAGAEALIRWRHPQRGLVPPNEFIGIAEDTGLIVAIGEWVLTEAVRQTRQWREAGLPALRIAVNVSGVQFREAGLLPLVGRLCEDRQDGDFELVLEITESVLMQSSDVTEARMREIGAFGIGYSLDDFGTGYSSLSYLKRFPVGGVKIDRSFVRDCPEDRNDRLLVEAIINMAHSLALKVTAEGVETEAQRAFLRERGCDYLQGYLVSKPLPANDFERFVADALKR; translated from the coding sequence ATGGCGAATGCGCCACATTTCTACCGCCGCCTCTTCGTGCGCCCGAGTACGGCGGGCCTTGTCGCGTTCCTCGTTGCCGCCCTTGCGGCAGCGGTCTACGTCCTGCATTCCGAGCGAGAGGCGCTCCATGTTAGACGCGCCGAGGTCGCCGATCTCATTGGCGATAAGGCGCACGAGGTCGAGAACGCGGTCCAGCACGGGCTCACCGCAACCTATGCGCTGGCCGCGCTCGTGCGGCAGGGGCGCGGGGCCGTGCCGAACTTCGAAGCGGTTGCGACGGAGATGCTCCGCTACTACCCGGGCGCCGACTCGCTTCAGCTCGCCCCGGGTGGCGTCATCCGGCAGGTTGTCCCGCTGGTCGAGAACGCTAAGGCGATCGGCCACGACCTTCTGGCCGATCCCGCTCGCACAAAGGAGGCGTTTCTTGCACGGGATACCGGCAAGCTGACTTTGGCAGGGCCATTCAACCTGATGCAAGGTGGTATTGGCGCTGTCGGTCGCCTCCCGGTGTATCTCGACGACGAATATGGGCGGTCGCATTTCTGGGGCTTCGTCACCGTTCTCATCCGTTTCCCGAATGTGCTTGTTCGCGCCCAGTTGCCGCAACTCGTGAAGCGTGGCTTTCAGTATGAGCTCTGGCGGGTGCATCCGGACACCGGCCAGAAGCAGGTGATCGCGGCGTCGTCCGAGACGCCGCTCGTCGATCCGGTCGATCGTGCACTGAACATGCCTAACGGTGTATGGACGATGAGCGTGGCGCCGATCGATGGGTGGGCGCATAGGGAGGATCTCGTCCTCAAGAGTTTTCTCGGTCTCATGTTCAGCTTTCTGATCGGCTGGCTTGCGAAGCAGATGGCCGAACTGCGGGAGCACCGGCATCGTCTCGAGAGTCTCGTCGACGAACGCACCCTCGAACTGGCCGCCCGCGAGTCGAAGCTCGCCGCGTTAATCGGGTCGCTCCCCGATCTACTATTCGTGCTCGACGAAAGTGGTCGCATCACGGAATGCCATTCTCCAGATCCCTCGCTGCTCTATCTGCCGATTCCGAACTTCCTGGGGCGCCCTTATGGCGACGCACTGCCCGGCGAAGTCATCGACAAGATCCGTGCCGCCCTTGTGGGCATTGCGCGCGACGGCCAGCGGCGGGAATTCGAATACAGTCTCGATGTTCCCGCAGGCACGCGCCAATTCAGCGCCTCGATGAGCCAGCTCAGCGTAGGAAGCGGGCAACCGGGCGGCTACATCGCGTTGGTGCGGGATGTCACCGAGCGCAAGCTCGCGGAAGAGCGCATGCAGGAAGCGATGGTCGTCTTCGATGCATCGAGCCAGGGGATCATGACGGCCAATGCCGACGGCGTGATCACGTCGGTCAATCCTGCGTTCCAGGCCATTACCGGCTATTCGGCCGAAGAGGTGGTCGGGCAAATGCCCTCGATGTTCAAGTCCGGCCGTCACGATCAGGCCTTCTACCAGAACCTCTGGGCGACGCTCGAGCGAGTGGGGCGCTGGGAAGGCGAGATATGGAATCGGCGGAAGTCCGGCGATATCTATCCCCAATGGCTCTCCATTTCGGCCGTGCGCGACAGCGATGGCAAACTCATCAAATACGTGTCGATCTTCAGCGACATGACGCGTCGCAAGCAGCGTGAGGAAGTCATCTGGCGGCAGGCGAACTTCGACGCCCTCACCGGGCTCGCAAACCGCAACCTGCTTCATGATCGGCTGGAGCGTTCGCTCGCCCACAGCCGGCGCACCCGGCACAAGGCCGGGCTGATATTCCTCGATCTCGACGGTTTCAAGTGGATCAACGACACCCTCGGGCACGACGTCGGCGACGAAATGCTCGTCGAGGTCGCAAGCCGCTTGCAAGGATGTGTCCGGAGTCAAGATACAGTCGGGCGCCTGGGGGGCGACGAGTTCACACTGGTGGTCGAGGATATCGACGACGCAGATGGTCTCCAGACCGTCGCGGAGAAGGTGCTCAATGTCCTTCGTGAGCCCTTCGTTCTTGCTGGAGCGAACCGCTACATCTCGGGGAGCCTTGGGATTACGGTCTTTCCGGACGACGGCGACGACGTGCAGACGCTGCTGCGCAATGCGGACATTGCCATGTACCAGTCCAAGCAGTTGGGCAAGAACCGTTGTCAGTTCTACGCACAGGATATGCAGGAGGCGGCGCGAGCTCGTGTTCAGTTGGAAGGGGAACTGCGCGCAGCGATTGCTCAACAACAGTTCGTGCTCTACTACCAGCCGATCGTCGAGGCTCAAGGCGGCCGGGTCGCCGGCGCGGAGGCGCTCATTCGCTGGCGTCATCCGCAGCGCGGCCTTGTTCCGCCGAACGAATTCATCGGTATCGCGGAAGACACCGGCCTGATCGTCGCCATCGGCGAGTGGGTGCTTACAGAAGCGGTCCGCCAGACACGACAATGGCGCGAGGCTGGGCTGCCCGCGCTGCGCATCGCGGTCAATGTCTCGGGCGTACAGTTCCGCGAAGCGGGTCTGCTGCCGCTCGTGGGGCGCCTGTGCGAAGACCGGCAGGATGGAGACTTCGAGCTCGTCCTTGAAATCACCGAATCGGTGCTCATGCAAAGTAGCGATGTCACTGAGGCACGCATGCGCGAAATCGGAGCGTTCGGCATCGGCTACTCGCTGGACGATTTTGGTACAGGCTATTCGTCGCTCTCGTATCTCAAGCGATTCCCCGTCGGCGGCGTCAAGATCGATCGCAGCTTCGTGCGTGATTGCCCTGAAGACCGCAACGACCGGCTGCTGGTCGAGGCGATCATCAATATGGCCCACAGCCTCGCACTGAAGGTGACGGCCGAAGGCGTCGAAACGGAAGCCCAGCGCGCGTTCCTGCGTGAGCGCGGTTGCGACTATCTGCAGGGCTATCTCGTCAGCAAGCCGCTTCCGGCGAATGATTTCGAGCGTTTTGTCGCCGATGCGCTCAAGCGATGA
- a CDS encoding M23 family metallopeptidase, which translates to MSGVAATSLLGVVAATAVAPGMSSAPFEPETVVEQLGSVKAEIQDASDLPFVFHERILPGDTIQTIFKRIGANDPEAVDALNQPAGLAAQRQLRAGRSLLAVVHRDGRIASLSLPLSGTDNRFTIERTDAGIRASSSEAEAAETHVEMRNGEIRQTLFGATDAAGIPDSIATKLAEIFGTEIDFSSDLRRGDRFSVVYEAIYDRGISVRTGRILAAEFVNQGKSHTVLLHRDSDGADAYYTPDGRGLNQAFLRYPLEFSRISSNFGGRVHPILNTWRAHTGTDFAAASGTPVKAASNGVVEFVGTQRGYGNIIVLQHRDHYESAYGHLSAFVSGLRKGARIRQGDVIGYVGSTGWATGPHLHYEIRLNGVPNDPMKIALPTAHPLDKQSLVTFKRDTQSLVDRLALLNHTAVARAD; encoded by the coding sequence ATGTCCGGAGTGGCAGCAACGTCGCTCCTCGGGGTCGTGGCCGCCACCGCGGTCGCGCCGGGAATGAGTTCGGCTCCGTTCGAGCCCGAAACAGTGGTCGAACAGCTCGGCTCGGTCAAGGCCGAGATTCAGGACGCAAGCGACCTGCCGTTCGTCTTTCACGAGCGGATCCTGCCGGGCGATACCATTCAGACGATCTTCAAGCGAATCGGCGCGAACGACCCGGAAGCGGTCGACGCGCTGAATCAGCCTGCGGGACTCGCTGCGCAACGGCAACTTCGCGCCGGCCGCTCGCTGCTCGCCGTGGTCCATCGCGACGGGCGTATCGCATCGCTGAGCCTCCCGCTATCCGGAACCGACAACCGGTTTACGATCGAGCGCACGGACGCGGGCATCCGCGCGAGCAGCTCCGAGGCGGAAGCCGCCGAAACCCACGTCGAAATGCGCAACGGCGAAATCCGCCAGACCCTGTTCGGCGCGACGGACGCCGCCGGCATTCCCGACAGCATCGCGACCAAGCTTGCCGAGATCTTCGGCACGGAAATCGACTTCAGCAGCGACCTGCGGCGCGGCGACCGCTTCAGTGTCGTCTATGAAGCAATCTACGATCGCGGCATCTCGGTAAGAACGGGTCGCATCCTGGCTGCCGAATTCGTCAATCAAGGCAAGAGCCATACGGTGCTCCTGCATCGGGACAGCGACGGCGCCGACGCCTATTACACGCCGGACGGACGCGGCCTGAACCAGGCCTTCCTGCGCTACCCGCTCGAGTTCTCCCGCATTTCGTCAAACTTCGGCGGGCGCGTCCATCCGATCCTGAACACTTGGCGGGCGCACACGGGCACGGACTTTGCCGCAGCCTCCGGCACTCCGGTCAAGGCGGCATCGAATGGCGTCGTGGAATTCGTCGGTACGCAACGCGGCTACGGCAACATCATCGTGCTGCAGCACCGCGACCACTACGAGTCGGCATACGGGCATCTGAGTGCGTTCGTGAGCGGACTGCGCAAGGGGGCGCGGATTCGCCAGGGCGACGTGATCGGATACGTCGGCTCGACGGGATGGGCGACCGGACCGCACCTGCACTACGAGATCCGGCTCAACGGTGTACCGAACGACCCGATGAAGATTGCACTGCCAACCGCGCATCCGCTCGACAAACAGTCACTGGTGACGTTCAAGCGTGACACCCAGTCGCTCGTCGATCGGCTCGCACTTCTGAACCATACCGCTGTGGCGCGCGCGGACTGA